A single Actinomadura algeriensis DNA region contains:
- a CDS encoding TetR/AcrR family transcriptional regulator — MRTRTSGEHEPDGPSGPEPAPGGPAERSSRTRILDAAEALFAERGYEATSTARIARRAKVPKGLVFHYFPQKMDVLVALIDERTFVEELDASAGVGLDGAVPGDAAGTLSTLARGLPLRASPAMRRILFREADTHTSVRERLGRLNGEVFLRARHALELALPGARGDQARLEVAAATFTAVLIYQENLASVTGQHLDPDAVAELIARALGA; from the coding sequence ATGAGAACACGGACGTCCGGCGAGCACGAACCCGACGGCCCGTCCGGGCCCGAGCCCGCGCCGGGCGGCCCGGCGGAGCGCTCGTCGCGCACCCGGATTCTGGACGCGGCCGAGGCGCTGTTCGCCGAGCGCGGCTACGAGGCCACCTCGACGGCCCGCATCGCGCGCCGGGCGAAGGTCCCGAAGGGCCTCGTCTTCCACTACTTCCCGCAGAAGATGGACGTCCTGGTGGCGCTGATCGACGAGCGCACGTTCGTCGAGGAGCTGGACGCGTCCGCCGGGGTCGGGCTGGACGGCGCGGTCCCGGGCGACGCGGCCGGCACCCTGTCGACGCTGGCCCGCGGGCTGCCGCTGCGGGCGTCCCCCGCGATGCGCCGGATCCTGTTCCGCGAGGCCGACACGCACACGTCCGTCCGGGAGCGGCTCGGGCGGCTGAACGGCGAGGTGTTCCTGCGGGCGCGGCACGCGCTGGAGCTGGCGCTGCCCGGCGCGCGCGGCGACCAGGCGCGGCTGGAGGTGGCGGCGGCGACGTTCACGGCGGTGCTGATCTACCAGGAGAATTTGGCGAGCGTCACCGGGCAGCACCTGGATCCGGACGCGGTCGCCGAGCTGATCGCGCGCGCCCTCGGCGCCTGA
- a CDS encoding MFS transporter — MTTLAASPAGERRGPSTSPGALALPAAATLLALMNYCAPAATLADTARGLHAGATAQIWLMSSISLGLAAALLAVGSLADDHGRKRVFVLGAAGLAVSSVACALAPDALTFVVGRIVQGVATAALLATGLGIVAASFPPGPRRARATGTWGAMVGLGIALGPIAAAALTVASGWRLWYWATVAASVVLAAVAARVLAESRAEHPRGLDVPGLVTMSLGVGALVAAITWGRTGWTRPGVLALLAGAAALLAAFAVIEARRRAPMVDLALFRRPAFLLSVTGALVTGLTVIGVMTYSATMMSLVMGVSPLTAALVLAIWSGLSFVVALQSHRLPARLPVRRLLAAGFALAGVSELAMAVFAPGAPWWRLAPGLAVAGVASGLTNAMLARLAVDSVPADRASMGSGANNTARYIGASVGVAIVGAVATGSGHDPSALAHGTNVALVVSAVAALGYAAAALTIRER, encoded by the coding sequence ATGACGACCCTGGCCGCATCACCGGCGGGCGAACGCCGCGGGCCGAGCACCTCCCCCGGTGCTCTCGCGCTGCCCGCCGCCGCCACCCTGCTGGCGCTCATGAACTACTGCGCCCCGGCGGCGACGCTCGCCGACACCGCCCGCGGCCTGCACGCCGGGGCGACCGCGCAGATCTGGCTGATGAGCTCGATCAGCCTCGGGCTGGCGGCGGCGCTGCTCGCCGTCGGCAGCCTCGCCGACGACCACGGGCGCAAGCGGGTGTTCGTGCTCGGCGCGGCCGGCCTGGCCGTCTCCAGCGTCGCGTGCGCCCTGGCCCCGGACGCGCTCACCTTCGTGGTCGGGCGGATCGTGCAGGGCGTCGCGACCGCCGCGCTGCTGGCCACCGGCCTCGGCATCGTCGCCGCGTCCTTCCCGCCGGGCCCGCGCCGTGCCCGCGCCACCGGCACGTGGGGCGCGATGGTCGGCCTCGGCATCGCGCTCGGCCCGATCGCCGCCGCCGCGCTGACCGTCGCCTCCGGATGGCGGCTGTGGTACTGGGCCACGGTCGCCGCCTCGGTCGTCCTCGCCGCCGTGGCGGCCCGTGTCCTCGCGGAGTCCCGCGCCGAGCACCCGCGCGGCCTGGACGTCCCCGGCCTGGTCACCATGAGCCTCGGCGTGGGCGCGCTGGTCGCGGCGATCACCTGGGGCCGCACCGGCTGGACGCGCCCCGGCGTGCTCGCGCTGCTCGCCGGGGCGGCCGCGCTGCTGGCCGCGTTCGCCGTGATCGAGGCGCGGCGCCGCGCGCCGATGGTCGACCTCGCGCTGTTCCGGCGTCCGGCGTTCCTGCTGTCGGTGACGGGCGCGCTGGTGACCGGCCTCACGGTCATCGGCGTCATGACCTACTCGGCGACGATGATGAGCCTGGTCATGGGCGTGTCGCCGCTGACGGCGGCGCTGGTGCTGGCGATCTGGTCCGGGCTGTCCTTCGTCGTCGCGCTGCAGTCGCACCGCCTCCCGGCCCGGCTGCCCGTCCGGCGGCTGCTCGCGGCCGGGTTCGCGCTGGCGGGCGTGAGCGAGCTGGCGATGGCGGTGTTCGCGCCGGGCGCGCCGTGGTGGCGGCTCGCGCCGGGCCTCGCCGTCGCGGGCGTCGCGAGCGGGCTGACTAACGCGATGCTCGCCCGGCTGGCCGTCGACAGCGTCCCCGCCGACCGCGCGAGCATGGGATCGGGCGCGAACAACACCGCCCGCTACATCGGCGCCTCCGTGGGCGTCGCGATCGTCGGGGCGGTCGCGACCGGCTCCGGGCACGACCCGTCCGCGCTGGCGCACGGGACGAACGTCGCGCTGGTCGTCTCGGCCGTCGCGGCGCTCGGCTACGCCGCCGCGGCCCTGACCATCCGGGAACGCTAG
- a CDS encoding MBL fold metallo-hydrolase produces the protein MAAAIASCLTAGTFSLDGGTWDVENNVWIVGDENEAIVIDASHDDGAIRTALDGRRLVAIVSTHGHDDHVNAAPALSDATGAPVLLHPDDLMLWRQRHPDREPDGELADGQVITVGGTELTVLHTPGHSPGAVCLYAPGLRAVFSGDTLFNGGPGATGRSFSDFPTIITSIRERLLTLPEDTSVYTGHGEGTTIGAEAPHLEEWIARGH, from the coding sequence ATGGCGGCCGCGATCGCCTCCTGCCTCACCGCCGGGACGTTCTCGCTGGACGGCGGCACCTGGGACGTCGAGAACAACGTCTGGATCGTCGGCGACGAGAACGAGGCGATCGTCATCGACGCCTCGCACGACGACGGCGCGATCCGCACCGCGCTGGACGGCCGCAGGCTGGTGGCGATCGTGTCGACGCACGGACACGACGACCACGTCAACGCGGCCCCCGCCCTCTCCGACGCCACGGGCGCGCCCGTCCTGCTGCATCCGGACGACCTGATGCTGTGGCGGCAGCGGCACCCGGACCGCGAGCCCGACGGCGAGCTGGCGGACGGCCAGGTCATCACGGTCGGCGGCACGGAACTGACCGTCCTGCACACGCCCGGCCACAGCCCCGGCGCCGTGTGCCTGTACGCGCCCGGGCTGCGGGCGGTGTTCTCGGGCGACACGCTGTTCAACGGCGGTCCCGGGGCGACCGGCCGGTCGTTCTCCGACTTCCCGACGATCATCACCTCGATCCGGGAGCGGCTGCTGACGCTCCCGGAGGACACCTCCGTGTACACCGGGCACGGCGAGGGCACCACGATCGGCGCCGAGGCCCCGCACCTCGAGGAGTGGATCGCCCGCGGCCACTGA
- a CDS encoding S-(hydroxymethyl)mycothiol dehydrogenase, with protein MAQQVRGVVAPGKGEPVRIETITIPDPGPGEAVVDVQACGVCHTDLHYREGGINDEFPFLLGHEAAGVVESVGEGVTEVAPGDFVVLNWRAVCGQCRACLRGRPWYCFDTHNAKQKMTLSDGTELSPALGIGAFADKTLVAAGQCTKVDPAAKPEVAGLLGCGVMAGLGAAINTGNVGRGDAVAVIGCGGVGAASVLGARLAGAAKIIAIDLDERKLATATSLGATHTINAKDADVVESVRELTGGFGADVVIEAVGRPETYEQAFYARDLAGTVVLVGVPTPEMKLELPLLDVFGRGGSLKSSWYGDCLPSRDFPMLIDLYLQGRLDLDAFVTETIGIDDVEAAFEKMHHGDVLRSVVML; from the coding sequence ATGGCGCAGCAGGTACGCGGGGTCGTCGCACCGGGCAAGGGAGAGCCGGTCCGGATCGAGACGATCACGATTCCCGACCCCGGCCCGGGAGAGGCGGTGGTGGACGTCCAGGCGTGCGGGGTCTGCCACACCGACCTGCATTACCGGGAGGGCGGGATCAACGACGAGTTCCCGTTCCTGCTCGGGCACGAGGCCGCCGGGGTGGTGGAGTCCGTCGGTGAGGGCGTCACCGAGGTCGCGCCGGGCGACTTCGTGGTGCTGAACTGGCGGGCGGTGTGCGGGCAGTGCCGGGCGTGCCTGCGCGGACGGCCGTGGTACTGCTTCGACACCCACAACGCGAAGCAGAAGATGACCCTTTCCGACGGCACGGAACTGTCGCCCGCGCTCGGCATCGGCGCGTTCGCCGACAAGACCCTCGTCGCCGCCGGGCAGTGCACGAAGGTCGATCCTGCCGCGAAGCCGGAGGTCGCGGGGCTGCTCGGCTGCGGCGTGATGGCGGGCCTCGGCGCCGCGATCAACACCGGGAACGTCGGCCGGGGCGACGCGGTCGCGGTCATCGGCTGCGGCGGGGTCGGCGCGGCGTCGGTGCTGGGCGCACGGCTGGCCGGCGCGGCGAAGATCATCGCGATCGACCTGGACGAGCGCAAGCTCGCCACCGCGACGTCGCTCGGCGCCACGCACACGATCAACGCGAAGGACGCCGACGTCGTCGAGTCGGTGCGGGAGCTGACCGGCGGGTTCGGCGCCGACGTGGTGATCGAGGCGGTGGGCCGCCCGGAGACCTACGAGCAGGCGTTCTACGCCCGCGACCTCGCCGGGACGGTCGTGCTGGTCGGCGTGCCGACGCCGGAGATGAAGCTCGAGCTGCCGCTGCTGGACGTGTTCGGCCGGGGCGGTTCGCTGAAGTCGTCCTGGTACGGCGACTGCCTGCCCTCGCGGGACTTCCCGATGCTGATCGACCTGTACCTGCAGGGACGCCTCGACCTGGACGCGTTCGTCACCGAGACGATCGGGATCGACGACGTCGAGGCGGCGTTCGAGAAGATGCACCACGGCGACGTCCTGCGTTCGGTGGTGATGCTCTGA
- a CDS encoding adenylate/guanylate cyclase domain-containing protein — protein METNPREPGAEANAEADADAEPDAAADAAPGATLAPPSAPRARRTLLGPLWRLIDGRPDDSRAAVARRARVLVTIATGLANLGGALVVVMFGLVVPDPVGDVSDRIKLINVVVFTAYVAAALPVGLVLGERFFRRVRHLLQRHDEPQHRASLLLYGPLRLMGLHLTLWGIGTVGWVLINLPFSWLLAVKLGLTSLLGGLTTCTFVYLITERLLRRAVTTALRSELPRRTGLPGVVARSVLAWALGTAVPVLGLITLAVGSFLIAKITVRDFAVAVLTLGGIALAVGFLVTYGAARAIADPVESVRHGLARVQRGDLDVEVPVYDASEVGLLQAGFNHMAAGLREHERLQDLFGRQVGADAARVAVERGVDLGGELREVAVLFVDIIGSTRLAADRPPAEVVKLLNDFFAVVVEVVGAHGGWINKFEGDAALAIFGAPLDLADAPARALAAGRALAARLRAEVRGLEAAVGVSAGEAVAGHIGAEERFEYTVIGDPVNEAARLTDLAKTTPARVLAAGSLVEGAGPDEAARWALGDEVVLRGRTRPTRLAAPAGGPS, from the coding sequence ATGGAGACCAATCCGCGGGAGCCGGGTGCGGAGGCGAATGCCGAGGCGGACGCGGACGCGGAACCGGACGCGGCGGCGGACGCGGCGCCCGGCGCGACGCTCGCCCCGCCGTCCGCGCCGCGCGCCCGGCGGACCCTGCTCGGGCCCCTGTGGCGGCTGATCGACGGGCGCCCGGACGACTCGCGGGCCGCCGTCGCCCGGCGCGCCCGCGTCCTCGTCACGATCGCCACCGGCCTGGCCAACCTGGGCGGCGCCCTCGTCGTGGTGATGTTCGGCCTCGTCGTCCCCGACCCGGTCGGCGACGTCTCCGACCGGATCAAGCTGATCAACGTGGTCGTCTTCACCGCCTACGTCGCCGCCGCGCTCCCGGTCGGCCTCGTCCTCGGCGAGCGGTTCTTCCGCCGCGTCCGCCACCTCCTGCAGCGCCACGACGAGCCGCAGCACCGCGCGTCCCTGCTGCTCTACGGGCCGCTGCGGCTGATGGGCCTGCACCTGACGCTGTGGGGGATCGGCACGGTCGGCTGGGTGCTGATCAACCTGCCGTTCTCCTGGCTGCTCGCCGTCAAGCTGGGCCTGACGAGCCTGCTCGGCGGCCTCACCACCTGCACCTTCGTCTACCTGATCACCGAACGGCTGCTCCGCCGCGCGGTCACCACCGCGCTGCGCAGCGAGCTGCCGCGCCGCACCGGCCTGCCCGGCGTCGTCGCCCGGTCCGTGCTCGCCTGGGCGCTCGGCACCGCCGTCCCCGTCCTCGGCCTCATCACCCTGGCGGTCGGCTCGTTCCTCATCGCGAAGATCACCGTCCGGGACTTCGCCGTCGCGGTCCTCACCCTCGGCGGCATCGCCCTTGCCGTCGGGTTCCTCGTCACCTACGGCGCCGCCCGCGCGATCGCCGACCCGGTCGAGTCCGTCCGGCACGGCCTCGCCCGCGTCCAGCGCGGCGACCTGGACGTCGAGGTCCCCGTCTACGACGCGAGCGAGGTCGGCCTCCTGCAGGCCGGGTTCAACCACATGGCCGCCGGGCTGCGCGAGCACGAGCGCCTGCAGGACCTGTTCGGCCGGCAGGTCGGCGCGGACGCCGCCCGCGTCGCCGTCGAGCGCGGCGTCGACCTCGGCGGCGAACTGCGCGAGGTCGCGGTGCTGTTCGTCGACATCATCGGCTCCACCCGGCTCGCCGCGGACCGCCCGCCAGCCGAGGTCGTCAAGCTGCTCAACGACTTCTTCGCCGTCGTCGTCGAGGTCGTCGGCGCGCACGGCGGCTGGATCAACAAGTTCGAGGGCGACGCCGCACTGGCGATCTTCGGGGCGCCGCTGGACCTGGCCGACGCGCCCGCCCGCGCCCTGGCCGCGGGCCGCGCGCTGGCCGCCCGGCTGCGCGCCGAGGTCCGCGGTCTCGAGGCCGCCGTCGGCGTCTCCGCCGGTGAGGCGGTCGCCGGGCACATCGGCGCCGAGGAGCGCTTCGAGTACACCGTCATCGGAGACCCGGTGAACGAGGCCGCGCGCCTCACCGACCTCGCCAAGACCACGCCCGCGCGCGTCCTCGCGGCCGGGTCCCTCGTCGAGGGGGCCGGGCCGGACGAGGCGGCGCGCTGGGCCCTCGGCGACGAGGTCGTGCTGCGCGGCCGCACCCGCCCCACCCGCCTCGCCGCGCCCGCCGGCGGCCCGTCCTAG
- a CDS encoding winged helix-turn-helix transcriptional regulator produces MALGKDYAAQDCSLARALEVVGERWTLLIVRDAMYGVRRFSDFLVHLDIPRAVLSARLQALLEAGVLAKDGHDYVLTGRGRDLWPVVHGLARWSEEHLSAEPCRLFVHVGCGGRVRPDGTCPSCGTVVPMEDLEIHAGPGVRHRDDPVSQVLRSPHRLLEPIRI; encoded by the coding sequence ATGGCACTCGGCAAGGACTACGCGGCGCAGGACTGCTCCCTGGCCCGCGCCCTGGAGGTCGTGGGCGAGCGCTGGACCCTGCTCATCGTCCGGGACGCCATGTACGGCGTCCGGCGGTTCAGCGACTTCCTCGTCCATCTGGACATCCCGCGCGCGGTGCTGTCCGCGCGGCTGCAGGCCCTCCTCGAGGCGGGCGTCCTCGCCAAGGACGGCCACGACTACGTCCTCACCGGGCGGGGCCGCGACCTGTGGCCCGTCGTGCACGGCCTCGCCCGCTGGAGCGAGGAGCATCTGTCCGCCGAACCGTGCCGCCTGTTCGTCCACGTCGGCTGCGGCGGGCGCGTGCGGCCCGACGGCACGTGCCCCTCCTGCGGCACGGTCGTCCCCATGGAGGACCTGGAGATCCACGCCGGGCCGGGCGTGCGGCACCGCGACGACCCCGTCAGCCAGGTCCTGCGCTCCCCGCACCGGCTGCTGGAGCCCATCCGGATCTGA
- a CDS encoding AAA family ATPase: protein MDPGPALHYPAGSLVLVAGLPGAGKSTLLNRLYGLRGDEIAPVPAGGVLVIDSGQARNWWARRLRPLPGVLRTPLIHTTHVWRIGRAVLRGRGVVAHTRGTWPHILHLFAWMARLHGGRLHLVLIDVDPETARAGQFARGRVVTRATFHRHCRRWRPLIDSARDGAVPPAAGVTVLDRNTADKLQAIRFH, encoded by the coding sequence GTGGATCCGGGTCCGGCGCTGCACTATCCGGCCGGTTCACTCGTGCTCGTCGCCGGTCTTCCGGGGGCCGGCAAGAGCACGCTGCTGAACCGGCTGTACGGCCTGCGCGGCGACGAGATCGCGCCGGTGCCCGCGGGCGGCGTCCTGGTGATCGACTCCGGGCAGGCGCGCAACTGGTGGGCCCGGCGGCTGCGCCCGCTGCCCGGCGTGCTGCGCACCCCGCTGATCCACACCACGCACGTGTGGCGGATCGGACGGGCCGTGCTGCGCGGCCGCGGCGTCGTCGCCCACACCCGCGGCACCTGGCCGCACATCCTGCACCTCTTCGCGTGGATGGCGCGGCTGCACGGCGGCCGGCTGCACCTCGTCCTGATCGACGTCGACCCCGAGACGGCGCGGGCCGGGCAGTTCGCCCGCGGCCGGGTGGTCACCCGCGCGACGTTCCACCGGCACTGCCGCCGCTGGCGCCCGCTGATCGACAGCGCCCGCGACGGCGCCGTCCCGCCCGCCGCCGGGGTCACCGTCCTGGACCGCAACACCGCCGACAAACTGCAGGCCATCCGCTTCCACTGA
- a CDS encoding AAA family ATPase, whose protein sequence is MSESTVSEVVPGGTAADGAFASPADAAARLADVRYLTDEAIATTVFLAQVLGKPLLVEGPAGVGKTELAKAVAAATGSELIRLQCYEGLDEARALYEFNYKKQLLAIQAAPEDRAWQETHDDIFSEEFLLERPLLAAIRRTGPTVLLIDEADKADVEVEGMLLEVLSDFQVTIPELGTVEAVRRPFVLITSNAARELSEALKRRCLYLHLDYPAPERERDIVLAQVPGLEAELAEQLVRTVGTLRALEVKKAPSIAETVDWARTLLALGLDELDETAVARTLGVVLKHASDQERAVKELGLG, encoded by the coding sequence ATGAGCGAAAGCACGGTGTCCGAGGTCGTGCCGGGCGGGACGGCGGCGGACGGGGCGTTCGCCTCGCCCGCGGACGCGGCGGCGCGGCTGGCGGACGTCCGGTACCTCACCGACGAGGCGATCGCCACGACCGTCTTCCTCGCGCAGGTGCTCGGCAAGCCGCTGCTCGTGGAGGGCCCGGCGGGCGTCGGCAAGACCGAGCTGGCGAAGGCGGTCGCGGCGGCCACCGGGTCGGAACTGATCCGGCTGCAGTGCTACGAGGGGCTGGACGAGGCCCGCGCCCTCTACGAGTTCAACTACAAGAAGCAGCTCCTCGCCATCCAGGCGGCTCCGGAGGACCGGGCCTGGCAGGAGACCCACGACGACATCTTCTCCGAGGAGTTCCTGCTGGAGCGGCCGCTGCTGGCCGCGATCCGCCGCACCGGCCCGACCGTCCTGCTCATCGACGAGGCGGACAAGGCCGACGTCGAGGTCGAGGGGATGCTCCTGGAAGTCCTGTCGGACTTCCAGGTCACCATCCCCGAGCTCGGCACCGTCGAGGCGGTCCGCCGCCCGTTCGTGCTGATCACCTCGAACGCGGCCCGGGAGCTGTCGGAGGCGCTCAAGCGCCGCTGCCTCTACCTGCACCTCGACTACCCGGCGCCCGAACGGGAACGCGACATCGTCCTCGCGCAGGTTCCCGGCCTCGAGGCGGAGCTGGCCGAGCAGCTCGTCCGGACGGTCGGGACGCTGCGCGCGCTCGAGGTCAAGAAGGCCCCGTCGATCGCCGAGACCGTCGACTGGGCCCGTACGCTGCTCGCCCTCGGGCTGGACGAGCTGGACGAGACGGCCGTCGCCCGCACGCTCGGCGTCGTCCTCAAGCACGCGTCCGACCAGGAACGCGCCGTGAAGGAACTGGGGCTCGGCTGA
- a CDS encoding SPW repeat domain-containing protein — protein MDKFAWQDGVAFVAGLVALLAPKLWGDDAGEQPLMVLGALLALAGLYALLGAAGPSAWTATAFALLIFVSPWAFGFAGADAAAWTAWIVGAVATIVGVWGATQARGRTPAAT, from the coding sequence ATGGACAAGTTCGCGTGGCAGGACGGGGTGGCCTTCGTGGCCGGTCTCGTCGCGCTGCTGGCCCCGAAGCTGTGGGGCGACGACGCGGGCGAGCAGCCGCTCATGGTGCTCGGCGCCCTGCTCGCGCTCGCCGGCCTGTACGCGCTGCTCGGCGCGGCCGGTCCCTCGGCGTGGACGGCGACCGCGTTCGCCCTGCTGATCTTCGTGTCGCCGTGGGCGTTCGGTTTCGCGGGCGCCGACGCGGCGGCCTGGACGGCATGGATCGTTGGCGCCGTCGCGACTATCGTCGGCGTGTGGGGAGCCACCCAGGCCCGCGGCCGGACGCCCGCCGCGACCTGA
- a CDS encoding vWA domain-containing protein, whose product MASLVDRHTGFVAALREAGLPVSVAEGLDAVRAMRVVDLLDREALRAAYAATVVKRPAHRVAFDRLFDLWFPAAVGDGAGAPPERPARTHGADGRPVPAPLDPRVRLRREELADLLLTGDDAGLRQFARTAVAEYGRPEGQDAWFSSGVLRALSPGTLMAGLLNAVLQGRERGGMAERIARRTFADRIARFEDLVAGEVRRRIAEDTGVERTARLTVRPPLERLDFSSAGRAELDALRREVYPLARRLATRLVQKQRRGDRGRLDFRRTVRASLASGGVPLTAHYRPRRPHKPELVVLCDASDSVSAFAHFTLLLTFALREQFTKVRAFAFIDATDEITKYFQPGADVADAMTRMAREADLVWITGRSNYGHAIKVFADRYGDAVGPKTSLLILGDARSNYGELSLPILRDLADRARHSYWLNPEPRRLWDTGDSAASRYGEIVEMFECRNLVQLAAFAEELA is encoded by the coding sequence ATGGCGTCGCTGGTCGACCGGCACACCGGGTTCGTCGCGGCGCTGCGCGAGGCCGGGCTGCCGGTGTCGGTCGCGGAGGGTCTGGACGCGGTCCGCGCCATGCGGGTCGTCGACCTGCTCGACCGGGAGGCGCTGCGCGCCGCGTACGCGGCCACGGTCGTCAAGCGGCCCGCGCACCGCGTCGCGTTCGACCGGCTGTTCGACCTGTGGTTCCCCGCCGCGGTCGGGGACGGCGCGGGCGCGCCCCCCGAGCGTCCCGCCCGCACGCACGGCGCCGACGGGCGTCCCGTCCCGGCGCCGCTGGACCCGCGGGTGCGGCTGCGCCGTGAGGAACTGGCGGACCTGCTGCTGACCGGGGACGACGCGGGCCTGCGGCAGTTCGCCCGGACGGCCGTCGCCGAGTACGGGCGCCCCGAGGGGCAGGACGCGTGGTTCTCCTCCGGCGTCCTGCGGGCGCTGTCGCCCGGGACGCTCATGGCCGGGCTGCTGAACGCCGTCCTGCAGGGGCGCGAGCGCGGCGGGATGGCCGAGCGGATCGCGCGCCGCACCTTCGCCGACCGGATCGCCCGCTTCGAGGACCTCGTCGCGGGGGAGGTGCGCCGGCGCATCGCCGAGGACACCGGTGTCGAGCGGACCGCGCGGCTGACCGTCCGGCCGCCGCTGGAGCGCCTCGACTTCTCCAGCGCGGGCCGCGCCGAGCTGGACGCGCTGCGCCGCGAGGTGTACCCGCTCGCCCGGCGGCTGGCGACGCGGCTCGTGCAGAAGCAGCGGCGCGGCGACCGCGGCCGGCTCGACTTCCGCCGCACCGTCCGCGCGTCCCTGGCCAGCGGGGGAGTGCCGCTGACCGCGCACTACCGGCCGCGCCGCCCGCACAAGCCGGAACTGGTCGTGCTGTGCGACGCCAGCGACTCGGTGTCGGCGTTCGCGCACTTCACGCTGCTGCTGACGTTCGCGCTGCGCGAGCAGTTCACCAAGGTGCGGGCGTTCGCGTTCATCGACGCCACCGACGAGATCACCAAGTACTTTCAGCCGGGCGCCGACGTCGCCGACGCGATGACGAGGATGGCGCGGGAGGCCGACCTCGTCTGGATCACCGGACGGTCCAACTACGGACACGCGATCAAGGTGTTCGCCGACAGGTACGGCGACGCGGTCGGCCCGAAGACGTCGCTGCTGATCCTCGGTGACGCCCGCTCCAACTACGGGGAGCTGTCCCTGCCGATCCTGCGGGATTTGGCGGACCGCGCCCGCCACTCCTACTGGCTGAATCCCGAGCCGCGCCGCCTCTGGGACACCGGCGACTCCGCCGCGTCCCGCTACGGCGAGATCGTCGAGATGTTCGAGTGCCGCAACCTCGTCCAGCTCGCCGCGTTCGCCGAGGAGCTCGCCTAG